The following is a genomic window from Immundisolibacter sp..
CGCCGCAGGCGATTATCGTGCCGGTGCCGGACAGCAATCTGCGCGCCAGGCGCGCCGCAGTCCAGATTGACCGTGCCGGGATAAAACGGCCCGCCGAGCATGGCTTCTATCGCATCGCGCACCCAATCGACGGCGAGGAATCCACCCGCCTGTCCAAGTCCGCTGACCAACTCACCGCTCAGGATGGCCGGCGCGGGGTTGGCGCCGCGTACCGGCTGCGTCCATGCCGGCAGATGGCCATGCAATTCGGTGAGCGAGTCCACCACCGCGTGCGGGCTGTGCGGCAGCAGATCCTCGCGCCGCGAGGCACCGGTGGTGATGCCAAAGGCCCGCACGCCCGCGCTGCTGGCGGCCTGGATGTCGATGGGATTGTCGCCGACGTAAGCCGCCGCGTGCGGCTCGACACCCATGTGACGCAACGCAAGCTCGATACCCGTTGGGGAGGGCTTTCGGGCCGGCGCCTCGTCCCGGGTGACGATAACCTCAAGCGGCGGACAGCCCCGCGCGCCGGTCAGGCACTTGACCACGAAGTGGTTCGAGTCGGTAACGACGCCCAGCCGAAAGCCCTGGTCGAACAGCCGCTGCAACACCGGCAGCGCGTCATGGAACAGCCGCGCTTCCTGCTGGAACACGGGCTTCCACAGCCGCATGCTGACCTCGGTCAGCTGCGCTCGCCGTTCCTCGGCGTTGTCCACCGGCCCGAGCAGTGCCTCGATGGGCGAGCGCCCCAGCGTCATTACCTCGCGCATATAGCCGGCGCCGGGCTGCGGCCAGCCCAGTTCCCGGCAGGCGCGGCGGGTGATGGCCAGAAACGCCGGCAGCGAGTCGAGCAGCGTGCCGTCGAGGTCGAACAGCACGGCGCGGACGTTTGAAGTCATGCGGGGTCCGGGTGAGCGCGATACAGGCGGGTCGTAGCTGCATTCTACTGGCAGCCCGGTCGCCACACCGAGGGCAAACCCTTGCCGTCATTCCGGGCGCTGCCCAGAATGATCCAATTAACTCTAGAGAGCGACAGACCCATGCGTGACGCCACTCCCCGCGCCATCGAGCTGAAAAACTACCGCCCGCCGGAGTTTCTGGTCACCGCGGTGCAACTCGAATTCGATCTTGATCCGGCGAGCACGCGCGTGCGTGGCCGCCTGGAACTGCGCCGCAACCCGGCTGGCCGGCGCGATGCGCCGCTGGTGCTGGACGGACAGGGCCTGAAGCTGCGCCGGGTCAGCCGCGACGGCTACCTGATGCGCGCCAGCGAGTACGAAGTCACGCCCGATACGCTGACCATTCCCGGCCTGCCCGATACGGTGTGCATCGAGACCGAGGTTCAGATCGACCCGTCCGCCAACGCCGCCCTGGAAGGCCTGTACCAGTCGCGCGGCATGCTGTGCACGCAGTGCGAGGCCGAGGGCTTCCGGCGCATCACCTATTTTCCGGACCGTCCGGACGTGCTGACCCGCTTCACCACCACCCTGCGGGCCGATCGCGTCGCCTATCCGCTACTGCTGTCGAATGGCAACCGCGTGGCCGAAGGTGAGCTTCCGGACGGACGCCACTACGCCACCTTCGACGATCCGTTCCCGAAACCCAGCTACCTGTTCGCCCTGGTGGCCGGGCAACTGGAGGCGCTCACCGACACCTTCGTCACGGCCAGCGGGCGCACGGTGCAGCTGTTCATCCACACCGAGCCGCGTTACGTCGACCAGTGCGGCCACGCCATGGCGGCGCTGAA
Proteins encoded in this region:
- a CDS encoding HAD-IA family hydrolase; translated protein: MTSNVRAVLFDLDGTLLDSLPAFLAITRRACRELGWPQPGAGYMREVMTLGRSPIEALLGPVDNAEERRAQLTEVSMRLWKPVFQQEARLFHDALPVLQRLFDQGFRLGVVTDSNHFVVKCLTGARGCPPLEVIVTRDEAPARKPSPTGIELALRHMGVEPHAAAYVGDNPIDIQAASSAGVRAFGITTGASRREDLLPHSPHAVVDSLTELHGHLPAWTQPVRGANPAPAILSGELVSGLGQAGGFLAVDWVRDAIEAMLGGPFYPGTVNLDCGAPGAQIAVRHRHDNRLRRFELPARDGFCPALLHAVQLSHGLSSTPALLLWPQVPGYPDEKLELICRIPLREGWALAEGAMLELRYLNTQEPWP
- a CDS encoding M1 family aminopeptidase codes for the protein MRDATPRAIELKNYRPPEFLVTAVQLEFDLDPASTRVRGRLELRRNPAGRRDAPLVLDGQGLKLRRVSRDGYLMRASEYEVTPDTLTIPGLPDTVCIETEVQIDPSANAALEGLYQSRGMLCTQCEAEGFRRITYFPDRPDVLTRFTTTLRADRVAYPLLLSNGNRVAEGELPDGRHYATFDDPFPKPSYLFALVAGQLEALTDTFVTASGRTVQLFIHTEPRYVDQCGHAMAALKKSMAWDERVYGREYDLDVFHIVAVDDFNMGAMENKGLNVFNAKYVMAEPSRATDLDYQYIEGIIAHEYFHNWTGNRITCRDWFQLS